One part of the [Pantoea] beijingensis genome encodes these proteins:
- the arcA gene encoding arginine deiminase, whose protein sequence is MNKHYVGSEIGQLRSVMLHRPCLSLQRLTPSNCQELLFDDVLSVETAGEEHDIFASTLRKQGVEVLLLTDLLTETLNQPEAKRWLLETQISDYLLGPSFATDIRDWLAGQPQRQLARYLTGGLTYSEIPQNFSSMAIDTHQLTDFIMAPLPNHLFTRDASCWIYNGVSINPMAKPARQRESNNLRAVYRWHPAFTDGEFIKYFGDEPLNYEHATLEGGDVLVLGRGTVLIGMSERTTIYGIEFLARSLFQHQQATQVIVLELPKLRACMHLDTVMTHLDLDTFSIYPEVIGPQTRCWVLTSDGHNGLKRREEPSLTKALEKGLGIDQLKFITTGGDSFEAEREQWNDANNVLTIRPGVVIGYERNTYTNEKYDKAGITVLPIPGNELGRGRGGARCMSCPLERDSI, encoded by the coding sequence ATGAATAAACATTATGTCGGTTCAGAAATCGGGCAGCTTCGTTCTGTGATGCTGCATCGTCCTTGTTTAAGTCTGCAAAGACTCACCCCGTCAAACTGCCAGGAACTCCTGTTTGATGATGTTCTTTCCGTCGAAACGGCGGGAGAAGAACACGATATCTTTGCCTCCACGCTGCGTAAACAAGGTGTTGAAGTTCTACTCCTTACCGATTTATTAACGGAAACACTTAATCAACCGGAGGCCAAGCGCTGGCTACTGGAAACACAAATCTCCGATTACCTGCTGGGCCCCTCTTTCGCAACCGATATTCGTGACTGGCTGGCCGGGCAACCGCAGCGCCAGTTAGCCAGATATCTAACCGGCGGACTCACCTACAGCGAAATCCCACAAAATTTCAGCAGCATGGCGATTGATACACATCAGTTGACGGATTTCATTATGGCACCGCTGCCAAACCATCTGTTTACCCGTGACGCATCCTGCTGGATATATAACGGTGTCTCTATCAATCCCATGGCGAAACCTGCTCGCCAGCGTGAATCGAATAATCTGCGGGCGGTATATCGCTGGCATCCCGCCTTCACTGATGGCGAGTTTATTAAATACTTTGGTGATGAGCCACTGAACTACGAACATGCCACTCTGGAAGGCGGCGATGTACTGGTTCTGGGACGTGGCACGGTATTAATCGGTATGTCAGAGCGCACCACCATCTACGGTATTGAATTCCTGGCTCGTTCACTCTTTCAGCACCAGCAGGCCACCCAGGTCATTGTCCTGGAACTGCCAAAGCTCCGGGCCTGTATGCATCTTGATACGGTCATGACCCATCTCGATCTTGATACCTTTTCTATTTATCCGGAAGTCATTGGTCCCCAGACACGCTGCTGGGTGTTAACCAGTGACGGACATAATGGCCTGAAGCGTCGTGAAGAACCTTCACTGACGAAAGCGCTGGAGAAGGGGCTGGGGATTGATCAACTGAAATTCATTACCACCGGTGGTGACAGTTTTGAAGCAGAACGCGAACAGTGGAACGACGCCAATAACGTATTGACGATCCGCCCTGGCGTGGTGATTGGCTATGAGCGTAATACCTATACCAATGAGAAATATGACAAGGCGGGCATAACCGTGCTGCCCATTCCCGGCAACGAGCTGGGGCGTGGACGTGGTGGCGCACGCTGTATGAGCTGTCCGCTGGAACGCGACAGTATTTGA
- the lptF gene encoding LPS export ABC transporter permease LptF, whose protein sequence is MIIIRYLVRETLKSQLAILFILLLIFFCQKLVRILGAAVDGEIPTNLVLTLLGLGVPEMAQLILPLSLFLAILMTLGRLYTESEITVMHACGLSKAVLVKAAMILMLLTAAVAAVNVIWLGPWSARYQSEVTQNAKANPGAAALAAGQFQQSGDGNSVLFIENVKGNDFGHVFLAQLRPNGNARPSVVLADSGHMDQRRDGSQVVTLDKGTRFEGTALLKDFRITDFTNYQAIVGYKSVTLDPNDSAQAGIHALLTTHNADFRSELHWRITLIFSVLVMALMVVPLSVVNPRQGRVLSMLPAMLLYLIFFLLQSSLRSNGSKGRLDPAIWMWLVNIAYLTLAVALNLWDTVPMRRFRARFSKGGMA, encoded by the coding sequence GTGATCATCATTAGATATCTGGTTCGGGAAACGCTCAAAAGCCAGTTGGCTATACTCTTTATCCTGTTGTTGATCTTCTTTTGTCAGAAGCTCGTCAGGATTCTGGGTGCCGCGGTGGATGGCGAAATTCCTACAAATTTAGTTCTGACATTGTTAGGCCTTGGCGTACCGGAAATGGCGCAGCTTATCCTGCCGCTAAGCCTGTTTCTGGCCATTTTAATGACCCTTGGCCGCCTCTACACCGAAAGTGAAATTACGGTGATGCACGCCTGCGGCCTGAGTAAGGCTGTACTGGTGAAGGCGGCGATGATTTTGATGTTGCTGACTGCGGCGGTCGCGGCGGTCAACGTCATTTGGCTGGGGCCCTGGTCGGCTCGCTATCAAAGCGAGGTCACCCAAAATGCGAAAGCTAACCCTGGCGCAGCGGCACTGGCTGCAGGGCAGTTTCAGCAGTCAGGCGACGGCAACTCGGTACTGTTTATCGAGAACGTGAAGGGCAACGACTTCGGTCATGTGTTCCTCGCGCAGCTGCGTCCAAATGGGAATGCCCGTCCTTCCGTGGTGTTGGCGGACAGCGGTCATATGGACCAGCGCCGCGACGGTTCGCAGGTCGTGACGCTGGATAAAGGCACCCGGTTTGAAGGCACGGCGCTACTGAAAGACTTCCGCATTACCGATTTCACTAACTATCAGGCTATTGTGGGCTATAAATCGGTGACGCTGGATCCGAATGATTCCGCACAGGCCGGGATTCACGCGCTGTTGACCACCCATAATGCGGATTTTCGCAGCGAACTGCATTGGCGTATTACGCTGATTTTCTCGGTGCTGGTGATGGCGCTGATGGTGGTACCGCTGAGCGTGGTGAACCCACGGCAGGGGCGTGTGTTGTCGATGCTTCCGGCAATGCTGCTGTATCTTATTTTCTTCCTGTTACAAAGTTCATTGCGTTCTAATGGCAGTAAAGGTCGTCTCGATCCGGCCATCTGGATGTGGCTGGTTAACATCGCATACCTGACGCTGGCCGTGGCCCTTAACCTGTGGGACACGGTGCCAATGCGGCGTTTCCGTGCCCGCTTTAGCAAGGGAGGTATGGCGTAA
- a CDS encoding valine--tRNA ligase produces the protein MEKTYNPQEIEQPLYEHWEKQGYFKPNGDTSQESFCIMIPPPNVTGSLHMGHAFQQTIMDTMIRYQRMQGKNTLWQAGTDHAGIATQMVVERKIAAEEGKTRQDYGRDAFIEKIWQWKAESGGTITRQMRRLGNSVDWERERFTMDEGLSNAVKEVFVRLHKENLIYRGKRLVNWDPKLRTAISDLEVENRESKGSMWHLRYPLADGAKTADGKDYLVVATTRPETVLGDTGVAVNPEDPRYKDLIGKFVVLPLVNRRIPILGDEHADMEKGTGCVKITPAHDFNDYEVGRRHKLPMINILTFDGDIRESAQVYDTNGEACEAYDSAIPAPFQKLERFAARKAIVSALDDLGLLDEIKAHDLTVPYGDRGGVVIEPMLTDQWYVRTAPLAKVAVEAVEQGEIQFVPKQYENMYFSWMRDIQDWCISRQLWWGHRIPAWYDVDGNVYVGRNEEEVRAEHHLGQDIVLTQDEDVLDTWFSSGLWTFSTLGWPENTEALRTFHPTSVLVSGFDIIFFWIARMIMLTMHFIKDENGKPQVPFKTVYMTGLIRDEEGQKMSKSKGNVIDPLDMVDGISLPDLLEKRTGNMMQPQLAEKIRKRTEKQFPNGIEPHGTDALRFTLAALASTGRDINWDMKRLEGYRNFCNKLWNASRFVLMNTEDQDCGQHGGERVLSLADRWILAEFNQTVKAYREALDSYRFDIAANILYEFTWNQFCDWYLELTKPVMNGGSEAELRGTRHTLVEVLESLLRLAHPIIPFITETIWQRVKVLKGITADTIMLQPMPAFDANKVDSAALADTEWLKQAIVAVRNIRAEMNIAPGKKLDVLLRGASAEAQRRVTDNNSFLQTLARLDSITLLPTDDKGPVSVTKLIDGAELLIPMAGLVDKAAELDRLAKEVARLEAEIGRIAGKLANEGFVARAPEAVVAKERERMAECEQAKVKLIEQQAVIAAL, from the coding sequence ATGGAAAAGACATATAACCCGCAAGAGATCGAACAGCCGCTGTACGAGCACTGGGAAAAGCAGGGCTACTTTAAACCGAATGGCGATACCAGCCAGGAAAGCTTCTGCATCATGATCCCGCCGCCGAACGTGACCGGCAGCTTGCATATGGGTCACGCCTTCCAGCAAACCATTATGGATACCATGATCCGCTACCAGCGTATGCAGGGGAAAAACACCCTGTGGCAGGCCGGAACCGACCATGCTGGTATCGCCACCCAGATGGTGGTTGAACGTAAGATTGCCGCCGAAGAGGGTAAGACGCGCCAGGATTATGGCCGTGATGCCTTTATCGAGAAAATCTGGCAATGGAAAGCAGAATCAGGCGGTACCATCACGCGTCAGATGCGTCGTTTGGGGAACTCTGTCGATTGGGAACGTGAGCGTTTCACGATGGATGAAGGCTTGTCCAACGCGGTGAAAGAGGTGTTTGTGCGCCTGCACAAAGAGAACCTGATTTATCGCGGTAAACGCCTGGTCAACTGGGATCCGAAACTGCGCACCGCCATTTCCGATTTGGAAGTGGAAAACCGCGAATCCAAAGGTTCAATGTGGCACCTGCGCTATCCGCTGGCCGATGGCGCGAAAACCGCCGACGGTAAAGATTATCTGGTGGTTGCCACCACCCGTCCGGAAACCGTGCTGGGCGACACCGGTGTGGCGGTCAACCCGGAGGATCCGCGTTATAAAGATTTGATCGGTAAGTTCGTCGTGCTGCCGCTGGTGAATCGCCGTATTCCGATTCTGGGCGACGAGCACGCCGATATGGAAAAAGGCACCGGCTGCGTGAAGATCACCCCGGCGCACGATTTTAACGACTACGAAGTGGGCCGCCGCCATAAGCTGCCGATGATCAATATCCTGACCTTTGACGGCGATATCCGTGAAAGCGCTCAGGTTTATGATACTAATGGCGAAGCCTGTGAAGCTTACGATAGTGCTATCCCGGCGCCATTCCAGAAGCTGGAACGTTTTGCGGCACGTAAAGCGATCGTGTCGGCGCTTGACGATCTCGGCCTGCTGGATGAGATCAAAGCACACGACCTGACGGTGCCTTACGGCGATCGCGGCGGCGTGGTGATCGAACCGATGCTGACCGATCAATGGTACGTCCGTACCGCGCCGCTGGCGAAAGTGGCTGTTGAAGCCGTTGAGCAAGGTGAGATCCAGTTTGTCCCTAAGCAGTACGAAAATATGTATTTCTCCTGGATGCGCGACATTCAGGACTGGTGTATTTCACGCCAGCTGTGGTGGGGACATCGCATCCCAGCCTGGTACGATGTAGACGGCAATGTCTATGTCGGACGCAATGAAGAAGAGGTGCGCGCTGAACATCACCTGGGGCAGGACATTGTGCTGACTCAGGATGAAGACGTGCTGGACACCTGGTTTTCATCTGGCCTGTGGACCTTTTCCACACTGGGCTGGCCGGAAAATACCGAAGCACTGCGTACCTTCCACCCGACCAGCGTGCTGGTTAGCGGCTTTGACATTATTTTCTTCTGGATTGCACGCATGATCATGCTGACCATGCACTTTATCAAAGATGAAAACGGCAAACCGCAGGTGCCGTTTAAGACCGTCTACATGACCGGTCTGATCCGTGATGAGGAAGGGCAAAAGATGTCGAAGTCGAAAGGCAACGTCATCGATCCGCTGGATATGGTGGACGGTATTTCGCTGCCGGACCTGCTGGAGAAACGTACCGGCAATATGATGCAGCCGCAGTTGGCCGAGAAAATCCGCAAGCGTACCGAAAAACAGTTCCCGAACGGGATTGAACCACACGGCACCGATGCACTGCGTTTCACCCTGGCGGCGCTGGCCTCAACCGGCCGTGATATCAACTGGGATATGAAGCGACTGGAAGGCTACCGCAACTTCTGTAATAAGCTGTGGAACGCCAGCCGCTTTGTGCTGATGAATACCGAAGATCAGGATTGCGGCCAGCACGGCGGCGAGCGCGTGTTGTCACTGGCCGATCGCTGGATTCTGGCGGAGTTTAACCAGACGGTGAAAGCCTATCGTGAAGCGCTGGATAGCTATCGCTTTGATATTGCAGCTAATATTCTTTATGAGTTCACCTGGAACCAGTTCTGTGACTGGTATCTGGAGTTGACGAAGCCTGTGATGAATGGCGGTTCAGAAGCGGAACTGCGCGGCACGCGCCACACGCTGGTTGAGGTGCTGGAGTCGTTGCTGCGCCTGGCGCATCCGATTATTCCATTCATTACCGAAACCATCTGGCAACGCGTGAAAGTGCTGAAAGGTATTACCGCCGATACCATCATGCTGCAGCCGATGCCGGCCTTTGATGCCAATAAAGTGGACAGTGCTGCACTGGCTGATACCGAATGGCTGAAGCAGGCTATCGTCGCAGTACGTAATATCCGTGCTGAGATGAATATTGCACCGGGCAAGAAGCTGGATGTGCTGTTGCGCGGGGCCAGTGCTGAAGCGCAGCGCCGCGTCACCGACAATAACAGCTTCCTGCAAACGCTGGCACGCTTGGACAGTATTACCCTACTGCCGACGGACGATAAAGGCCCGGTTTCTGTCACCAAGCTGATCGACGGCGCGGAGTTGCTGATCCCGATGGCCGGCCTGGTGGATAAAGCCGCCGAGCTGGATCGTCTGGCGAAAGAGGTTGCTCGTCTGGAAGCTGAGATCGGTCGCATCGCGGGTAAACTTGCCAATGAAGGCTTTGTCGCACGTGCACCGGAAGCGGTGGTGGCGAAAGAGCGTGAGCGTATGGCTGAATGTGAACAGGCAAAAGTAAAACTGATTGAACAGCAGGCCGTCATTGCTGCATTGTAA
- a CDS encoding DNA polymerase III subunit chi, whose product MKNATFYLLDTETPVDGLSALEALACDLAEARWRAGKRVLIACENEQQAIKLDEALWQRPASAFVPHNLAGEGPKYGAPVELAWPQRRGNSPRDLLISLLPQFADFATAFYEVIDFVPYEASLKQLARDRYKAYRSVGFHLNTATPPQPQTT is encoded by the coding sequence ATGAAAAACGCGACCTTCTACCTGCTGGACACCGAGACGCCGGTCGACGGGCTTAGCGCGCTTGAAGCGTTAGCCTGCGATCTGGCGGAAGCGCGCTGGCGCGCAGGGAAACGCGTGTTGATCGCCTGTGAAAATGAGCAACAGGCCATCAAGCTGGATGAAGCCTTATGGCAGCGTCCAGCCAGCGCTTTCGTACCGCATAATTTGGCCGGTGAAGGTCCGAAATACGGCGCACCGGTTGAACTGGCCTGGCCGCAGCGCCGCGGTAATTCACCGCGTGACCTGCTGATCAGCCTGCTGCCTCAGTTCGCAGATTTTGCCACCGCTTTCTATGAAGTGATAGACTTCGTCCCTTACGAAGCATCTCTTAAACAGCTGGCGCGCGACCGCTATAAAGCGTATCGCAGCGTCGGGTTCCACTTGAATACGGCCACGCCACCGCAGCCACAAACGACATAG
- the rraB gene encoding ribonuclease E inhibitor RraB yields MSKESLLEDQREETRLIIEELLDDGSDPDALYTIEHHFSSTNFDILEKVAVEAFKLGYEATDAEELELEDGTKVICCDAISECALNAELIDVQVEQLIELAMKFNVDYDGWGTYFEGDEDDEEGDEEDIDDDEDDGVRH; encoded by the coding sequence ATGTCTAAGGAATCACTGTTGGAAGATCAGCGCGAAGAGACTCGTCTGATTATTGAAGAGCTGTTGGATGACGGCAGCGATCCTGACGCGCTCTATACGATTGAGCATCACTTCTCAAGCACTAACTTCGATATCCTGGAGAAGGTCGCCGTAGAGGCGTTCAAACTGGGTTATGAAGCAACGGATGCGGAAGAACTGGAGCTGGAAGATGGCACCAAAGTCATCTGCTGTGATGCGATTTCCGAATGCGCGCTGAATGCGGAATTGATTGATGTACAGGTTGAACAGCTGATCGAGCTGGCGATGAAATTTAACGTTGATTATGACGGTTGGGGAACCTACTTCGAAGGCGATGAAGATGACGAAGAGGGTGATGAGGAAGATATTGATGATGATGAGGATGACGGCGTCCGTCACTAA
- the miaE gene encoding tRNA isopentenyl-2-thiomethyl-A-37 hydroxylase MiaE, producing MSYQQLLAPLHAFLHCRTPQAWIDEACKPENLPTLLTDHLVCELKAAQTAIWLIRKYVADKESGDALLTWLKPYENFVHSENYDLHFLNDHKSLSKNVIIRGNLPYADELVEKMVMLIKEELHHFYQVLEIMQARHIPYVKITASRYAKGLLREVITHEPDTLVDKLICGAYIEARSCERFASLAPYLDEDLARFYTSLLRSEARHYQDYLALAARVSPVDISMRVRKIGEAEARLIQTLDNELRFHSGVPGDALSGATTILTS from the coding sequence ATGAGCTACCAGCAACTCCTCGCCCCTTTACATGCCTTTCTGCACTGCCGTACACCGCAAGCCTGGATCGATGAGGCGTGCAAGCCGGAAAACCTGCCGACGCTGCTCACCGATCATCTGGTGTGCGAACTGAAAGCGGCTCAAACCGCAATTTGGCTGATCCGTAAATATGTCGCGGACAAAGAGAGTGGTGATGCGCTACTGACCTGGCTAAAGCCTTACGAGAATTTCGTTCATAGTGAAAACTATGATCTTCACTTCCTCAATGATCATAAGAGCCTGTCAAAAAATGTAATCATTCGCGGTAATCTTCCCTACGCCGATGAGCTGGTGGAAAAGATGGTGATGTTGATCAAAGAGGAATTGCACCATTTTTATCAGGTACTGGAGATTATGCAGGCGCGTCATATCCCTTATGTCAAAATCACCGCCAGTCGTTATGCTAAAGGATTACTGCGGGAAGTGATCACACATGAGCCGGATACGCTGGTCGATAAACTGATTTGTGGTGCCTACATTGAAGCGCGCTCCTGTGAGCGTTTTGCCAGCCTGGCGCCTTATCTGGATGAGGACCTTGCACGATTTTATACTTCACTGTTGCGTTCTGAAGCGCGCCACTATCAGGACTATCTGGCGCTGGCTGCACGGGTTTCACCGGTTGATATCAGCATGCGGGTCAGGAAGATTGGCGAAGCGGAAGCGCGCTTAATTCAGACGCTGGACAATGAGCTCCGCTTTCACAGTGGGGTGCCCGGTGACGCGCTAAGCGGGGCTACAACGATTTTAACATCCTGA
- a CDS encoding GNAT family N-acetyltransferase, whose protein sequence is MTTTTQLNLRIRPIKAEDNRAIAGVIRAVSAEFGLTADKGFTVADPNLDSLFELYGAANSAYWVIELEGEVVGGGGVAPLQGSEPDICELQKMYFLPIVRGLGLARQLAMQSMDFARERGFTRCYLETTASLTRAVALYEKLGFHHLDNPLGCTGHVDCEVRMLKSL, encoded by the coding sequence ATGACAACGACCACACAACTCAATCTGCGCATTCGCCCCATCAAAGCGGAAGATAATCGCGCTATCGCTGGCGTGATCCGCGCAGTCTCTGCCGAGTTCGGACTCACCGCAGATAAGGGCTTTACGGTTGCCGATCCCAACCTTGATAGTCTGTTTGAACTGTACGGCGCAGCCAACAGCGCTTACTGGGTTATTGAACTGGAAGGGGAGGTTGTCGGCGGCGGCGGCGTTGCGCCACTGCAAGGCAGCGAACCTGATATCTGTGAACTGCAAAAGATGTATTTTTTACCCATCGTTCGCGGTCTGGGACTGGCACGCCAGCTGGCGATGCAGTCGATGGATTTCGCCCGTGAACGTGGCTTTACCCGCTGCTATCTGGAGACGACCGCTTCACTAACGCGCGCCGTAGCGCTCTATGAGAAACTGGGATTCCACCATCTTGACAACCCACTGGGCTGTACCGGCCATGTCGACTGTGAAGTCAGGATGTTAAAATCGTTGTAG
- the argF gene encoding ornithine carbamoyltransferase codes for MSKLYQRHFLRLLDFTPAEINALLALSASLKTDKKNGEEVQHLKGKNIALIFEKDSTRTRCAFEVAAFDQGANVTYLGPSGSQIGHKESIKDTARVLGRMYHGIQYRGYEQKVVETLAQYAGVPVWNGLTNQFHPTQLLADLLTMQEHLPRKPLKNMTLVYVGDARNNMGNSILEAAAVMGLDLRLVAPKSCWPDEALVTECRQLAQQTGGKITLTESVTEGVIGADFIYTDVWVSMGEPKEVWQSRIAMLRSYQVNMAMLKLTGNPQVKFLHCLPAFHDKQTTLGQQIAEHYHLHNGMEVTDEVFESSHSIVFDQAENRLHTIKAVLVATLSSQL; via the coding sequence ATGAGTAAGTTATATCAACGCCATTTTCTCCGGCTGCTTGATTTTACCCCCGCTGAAATTAACGCCCTGCTTGCCCTATCCGCCTCACTAAAAACCGATAAGAAAAATGGCGAAGAAGTTCAACACCTGAAAGGTAAAAACATCGCGCTCATCTTCGAAAAAGACTCAACCCGGACCCGGTGTGCTTTCGAGGTTGCCGCATTCGATCAGGGGGCTAACGTCACTTATCTTGGCCCAAGCGGCAGTCAGATCGGCCATAAAGAGTCGATCAAAGATACGGCTCGCGTACTGGGGCGCATGTACCACGGCATTCAGTACCGCGGCTACGAACAAAAGGTTGTTGAAACTCTGGCGCAGTATGCTGGTGTACCTGTGTGGAATGGTTTGACGAATCAGTTCCATCCCACCCAGTTATTGGCCGATCTGCTGACGATGCAGGAGCATCTGCCGCGAAAGCCGTTGAAAAATATGACACTGGTTTATGTAGGTGATGCACGCAATAATATGGGCAACAGCATACTGGAAGCAGCCGCGGTGATGGGACTCGATTTACGCCTGGTCGCCCCAAAAAGCTGCTGGCCGGATGAAGCGCTGGTGACTGAATGCCGCCAGCTCGCACAACAGACCGGCGGCAAGATTACCTTAACAGAATCGGTTACCGAGGGCGTTATCGGGGCAGATTTCATCTATACCGATGTGTGGGTCTCAATGGGAGAGCCCAAAGAAGTCTGGCAAAGCCGTATTGCGATGCTGCGTTCCTACCAGGTGAATATGGCGATGCTGAAACTCACCGGTAACCCACAGGTGAAATTTTTGCACTGTCTGCCTGCCTTCCACGATAAACAAACGACGCTGGGCCAACAGATAGCGGAACATTATCATCTGCACAATGGCATGGAAGTCACCGATGAGGTGTTTGAATCCTCGCACAGCATTGTGTTCGATCAGGCGGAAAACCGTCTGCATACCATTAAAGCGGTTCTTGTCGCGACACTTTCATCGCAACTCTGA
- the pepA gene encoding leucyl aminopeptidase: MEFSVKSGSPEKQRSACIVVGVFEPRRLSPIAEQLDKISDGYISALLRRGELEGKPGQTLLLHHVPNILSERILLIGCGKERELDERQYKQVIQKTINTLNDTGSMEAVCFLTELHVKGRNTYWKVRQAVETAKESLYSFDQLKSNKTEPRRPLRKMVFNVPTRRELTSGERAIQHGLAIASGIRAAKDLGNMPPNICNAAYLASQARQLADNYSKNITTRVIGEQQMKELGMNAYLAVGQGSQNESLMSVIEYKGNPDPESKPIVLVGKGLTFDSGGISIKPAEAMDEMKYDMCGAASVYGVMRMVAELNLPLNVVGVLAGCENMPGGRAFRPGDVLTTMSGQTVEVLNTDAEGRLVLCDALTYVERFEPEVVIDIATLTGACVIALGHHISGLLSNHNPLAHELISASEQAGDRAWRLPMADEYQEQLESNFADMANIGGRPGGAITAASFLARFARKYNWAHLDIAGTAWRSGKAKGATGRPVALLSQFLLNRAGLNGDD, translated from the coding sequence ATGGAGTTCAGTGTAAAAAGCGGTAGCCCGGAAAAACAGCGCAGTGCCTGTATTGTCGTTGGCGTCTTTGAACCGCGTCGGCTGTCACCGATTGCTGAACAGCTGGACAAAATCAGTGATGGCTATATCAGCGCCCTGCTGCGTCGAGGCGAACTGGAAGGTAAACCAGGCCAGACCTTACTTCTGCATCATGTGCCTAATATTTTGTCTGAGCGTATTTTACTGATTGGCTGCGGCAAAGAGCGCGAGCTCGATGAGCGTCAGTACAAGCAGGTGATCCAGAAGACCATTAATACCCTTAACGATACCGGCTCAATGGAGGCTGTCTGCTTCCTGACCGAGCTGCACGTTAAAGGTCGCAACACTTACTGGAAAGTACGCCAGGCGGTGGAAACGGCGAAGGAGTCGCTGTACAGCTTCGACCAGTTGAAGAGCAATAAAACCGAGCCGCGCCGTCCTCTGCGTAAGATGGTGTTCAACGTGCCCACGCGCCGTGAGCTGACCAGTGGTGAGAGAGCGATTCAACACGGGCTGGCTATCGCTTCTGGTATACGTGCGGCGAAAGATCTCGGCAATATGCCACCCAATATCTGCAACGCGGCTTACCTGGCTTCCCAGGCGCGTCAGCTGGCCGATAACTACAGCAAAAATATTACTACCCGCGTTATCGGTGAGCAGCAGATGAAAGAGTTGGGCATGAATGCCTATCTGGCCGTTGGCCAGGGCTCGCAGAATGAATCACTGATGTCAGTAATTGAGTACAAGGGCAATCCGGATCCGGAAAGCAAACCTATCGTGCTGGTGGGTAAAGGGCTGACGTTCGACTCCGGTGGTATCTCCATCAAACCTGCCGAAGCCATGGACGAAATGAAGTACGATATGTGCGGCGCAGCATCGGTGTATGGCGTGATGCGCATGGTCGCCGAGCTGAATCTGCCGTTGAACGTGGTGGGTGTGCTGGCGGGCTGCGAAAACATGCCTGGCGGGCGCGCTTTCCGTCCGGGTGACGTGTTAACGACCATGTCCGGTCAAACTGTTGAGGTGTTAAATACCGATGCGGAAGGCCGTCTGGTGCTGTGTGACGCATTGACCTACGTTGAGCGTTTCGAGCCAGAAGTGGTGATTGATATCGCAACGTTAACCGGCGCCTGCGTGATCGCACTTGGCCACCATATTAGCGGGTTACTCTCCAACCATAACCCGCTGGCGCATGAACTGATTAGCGCGTCCGAGCAGGCCGGTGACCGCGCGTGGCGTTTACCGATGGCGGATGAGTATCAGGAACAGCTGGAGTCTAACTTCGCCGATATGGCCAATATCGGTGGCCGCCCCGGCGGCGCAATTACCGCCGCCAGTTTCCTGGCGCGTTTTGCCCGCAAGTATAACTGGGCGCACCTGGATATCGCCGGTACCGCATGGCGCTCCGGCAAAGCAAAAGGCGCCACCGGACGTCCGGTAGCCCTACTGTCGCAGTTTCTGCTGAACCGTGCGGGACTAAACGGCGACGATTGA